In the genome of Rhodoferax fermentans, one region contains:
- the acnB gene encoding bifunctional aconitate hydratase 2/2-methylisocitrate dehydratase: protein MLPAYRAHVAERASLGIPALPLTAQQTADLIELLKNPPAGEEAFLLDLITHRVPAGVDDAAKVKASYLAAVAHGTEVCSLISRAKATELLGTMLGGYNLTPLIDLLDDAAVAAVAAEGLKKTLLMFDQFHDVKDKADKGNTFAKAVLQSWADAEWFTSRPEVPQSITLTVLKVTGETNTDDLSPAPDAWSRPDIPLHALAMLKNKRDGITPEEDGKRGPVKFIEDLRARGNLVAYVGDVVGTGSSRKSATNSVLWFTGEDIPFVPNKRFGGVCLGSKIAPIFYNTMEDAGALPIELDVSQMAMGDTIELRPYEGKALKGGVVIAEFTLKSEVLFDEVRAGGRIPLIIGRGLTAKAREALGLPVSTLFRLPQNPKATGKGFTLAQKMVGRACGLPEGQGVLPGTYCEPKMTSVGSQDTTGPMTRDELKDLACLGFSADLVMQSFCHTAAYPKPIDVKMHHELPEFISNRGGIPLRPGDGIIHSWLNRMLLPDTVGTGGDSHTRFPIGISFPAGSGLVAFGAATGVMPLDMPESVLVRFKGKMQPGVTLRDLVNAIPLYAIKSGELTVAKQGKKNVFSGRILEIEGLPDLKVEQAFELSDASAERSAAGCTVHLNKEPIIEYINSNIVMLKWMIANGYSDVRTINRRIKAMEAWLANPQLLKADADAEYASVIEIDLADIHEPIVACPNDPDDVKTLSDVAGAKIDEVFIGSCMTNIGHFRAASKLLENKRDIPVKLWMAPPTKMDAKQLTEEGHYGVLGSAGARMEMPGCSLCMGNQAQVKEGATVFSTSTRNFPNRLGKNSNVYLGSAELAAICSKLGRIPTKEEYMADMGVLTAASGKIYQYLNFDQVKDYTDVANGVKDAACA, encoded by the coding sequence ATGTTGCCAGCCTACCGCGCCCACGTTGCCGAACGTGCCTCTCTGGGTATCCCTGCCTTGCCATTGACGGCGCAACAAACGGCTGACTTGATTGAGCTGCTGAAAAACCCGCCAGCGGGTGAGGAAGCCTTCTTGCTGGACCTGATCACACATCGTGTGCCAGCCGGTGTCGATGATGCGGCCAAGGTCAAGGCCAGCTACCTGGCTGCTGTGGCACATGGCACGGAAGTGTGTTCACTCATCAGCCGTGCCAAGGCCACCGAACTGCTGGGCACCATGCTGGGTGGTTACAACCTGACACCGCTGATTGACCTGCTGGACGATGCCGCAGTAGCGGCTGTGGCAGCCGAGGGTTTGAAAAAGACCCTGCTGATGTTTGACCAGTTCCACGATGTCAAGGACAAGGCTGACAAAGGCAATACCTTTGCCAAGGCCGTGTTGCAGAGCTGGGCCGATGCCGAATGGTTCACCAGCCGCCCGGAAGTACCACAAAGCATCACGCTGACCGTGCTCAAGGTCACTGGTGAGACCAACACCGACGACCTGAGCCCCGCTCCCGATGCCTGGAGCCGCCCAGACATCCCTTTGCATGCGCTGGCCATGCTGAAAAACAAACGTGATGGCATCACGCCTGAAGAAGACGGCAAACGTGGCCCGGTGAAGTTCATCGAAGACCTGCGCGCCCGTGGCAACCTGGTGGCCTACGTCGGTGACGTGGTCGGCACCGGTTCGAGCCGCAAGTCGGCGACCAACAGTGTGTTGTGGTTCACCGGTGAAGACATCCCTTTTGTGCCCAACAAACGTTTTGGTGGTGTTTGCCTGGGCTCCAAGATCGCCCCGATTTTCTACAACACCATGGAAGATGCGGGTGCCCTGCCGATTGAGCTGGACGTCAGCCAGATGGCCATGGGCGACACCATCGAGCTGCGCCCTTATGAGGGAAAAGCGCTCAAGGGCGGCGTGGTGATTGCAGAGTTCACTCTCAAAAGTGAAGTGTTGTTTGATGAGGTGCGCGCCGGTGGCCGTATTCCCTTGATCATCGGCCGTGGCCTGACGGCCAAAGCGCGTGAGGCGCTGGGCCTGCCGGTGTCGACCCTGTTCCGCCTGCCACAAAACCCCAAAGCCACTGGCAAGGGATTTACCCTGGCGCAAAAAATGGTCGGCCGTGCTTGTGGTCTGCCTGAAGGTCAGGGCGTTTTGCCCGGTACCTACTGCGAACCCAAGATGACCAGCGTGGGCTCCCAGGACACCACCGGTCCGATGACCCGCGATGAACTCAAAGACTTGGCTTGCCTGGGCTTCAGCGCCGATCTGGTGATGCAGTCCTTCTGCCACACGGCGGCTTACCCCAAGCCCATCGACGTCAAGATGCACCACGAGTTGCCGGAGTTCATCAGCAACCGCGGTGGCATCCCCTTGCGCCCGGGCGACGGCATCATCCACAGCTGGCTCAACCGCATGCTGCTGCCAGACACCGTGGGTACCGGTGGTGACAGCCACACCCGTTTCCCGATTGGCATCAGCTTCCCGGCCGGTTCTGGCCTGGTGGCCTTTGGTGCTGCCACTGGCGTCATGCCGCTGGACATGCCGGAGAGTGTGCTCGTGCGTTTCAAAGGCAAGATGCAGCCCGGTGTCACGCTGCGTGATCTGGTCAACGCCATTCCGCTGTACGCCATCAAGTCCGGTGAACTGACCGTGGCCAAACAAGGCAAGAAAAACGTGTTCTCGGGTCGTATTCTGGAGATTGAAGGCCTGCCTGACCTCAAGGTCGAGCAAGCGTTTGAGCTCAGCGATGCCTCGGCCGAACGCAGCGCCGCAGGCTGCACCGTGCACCTGAACAAGGAGCCGATCATTGAGTACATCAACAGCAACATCGTGATGCTCAAGTGGATGATTGCCAATGGTTACTCGGACGTGCGTACGATCAATCGCCGCATCAAAGCCATGGAAGCTTGGTTGGCCAACCCGCAATTGCTCAAAGCTGACGCCGATGCCGAATACGCCAGTGTGATCGAGATCGACTTGGCAGACATCCATGAGCCCATCGTGGCCTGCCCGAACGATCCGGACGATGTCAAAACCCTGTCAGATGTGGCTGGTGCCAAGATTGACGAGGTGTTCATTGGCTCCTGCATGACCAACATCGGCCACTTCCGCGCAGCGTCGAAGCTGCTGGAGAACAAACGTGACATCCCGGTCAAGCTGTGGATGGCACCACCGACCAAGATGGATGCCAAACAACTGACCGAAGAGGGGCATTACGGTGTGTTGGGCAGCGCCGGCGCACGCATGGAAATGCCGGGCTGCAGCCTGTGTATGGGCAATCAGGCGCAAGTGAAAGAGGGCGCCACAGTGTTCTCCACCTCGACCCGCAATTTCCCGAACCGCTTGGGTAAAAACAGCAATGTGTACCTGGGTAGTGCCGAGTTGGCCGCGATCTGTTCCAAGCTGGGCCGTATCCCGACCAAGGAGGAGTACATGGCCGACATGGGTGTCCTCACAGCGGCCAGTGGCAAGATCTACCAGTACCTGAACTTTGACCAGGTGAAGGACTACACCGACGTCGCCAACGGTGTCAAAGACGCTGCTTGCGCCTGA
- a CDS encoding HpcH/HpaI aldolase/citrate lyase family protein, translated as MTHPRHVLLGAAVAAPLPVCDHYCGVESRMRKALALQAEMTEEFGTCVFDVTLDCEDGAPVGGEKDHAFMVSALVNQGLVATKNKAINGARRVAVRVHPVDHPAFEQDVQIVVGEAGAAWSHLMLPKVDGVADVDRAARVIDAALASSNRAQALPLHVLIESPLAVQQVAAIAAHPRVQSLSFGLMDFVSAHGGAIPASAMAVAEPGAQTTYDQFSHPLVVRAKLEVSAACHAFGKVPSHCVVTEFKRPDVVQAAALRASRELGYTRMWSIHPDQIRPILAAFTPAQSEVEQASHIICAAHAADWAPISVAGKLHDRASYRYYWQVLEKAYQTAQLDHQDPAFPYFVL; from the coding sequence GTGACCCATCCTCGCCATGTGCTGCTGGGCGCTGCGGTTGCAGCGCCCTTGCCGGTGTGTGACCACTACTGTGGTGTTGAGTCTCGGATGCGCAAGGCACTGGCCCTGCAGGCTGAGATGACCGAGGAGTTCGGTACCTGTGTGTTTGACGTCACGCTGGACTGTGAGGATGGCGCCCCGGTCGGGGGCGAAAAAGACCATGCATTCATGGTTTCAGCCCTTGTGAATCAAGGGCTAGTAGCTACAAAAAATAAAGCAATCAATGGTGCCCGACGTGTTGCGGTGCGGGTGCATCCGGTGGACCACCCAGCGTTTGAGCAGGATGTTCAGATAGTCGTGGGTGAAGCCGGTGCGGCCTGGAGCCATCTGATGCTGCCCAAAGTGGACGGTGTTGCGGATGTGGACCGGGCAGCTCGGGTCATTGATGCGGCGCTGGCAAGCTCAAACCGTGCTCAGGCGTTACCGCTGCATGTGCTGATCGAGTCGCCACTGGCGGTGCAGCAGGTCGCCGCCATCGCAGCGCATCCCCGGGTGCAATCCCTCAGTTTTGGATTGATGGACTTTGTCTCGGCGCACGGGGGTGCCATTCCTGCCTCTGCCATGGCGGTGGCTGAGCCCGGTGCCCAGACCACCTATGACCAGTTCAGCCATCCGTTGGTGGTGCGCGCCAAACTCGAGGTCAGCGCCGCTTGTCATGCCTTTGGCAAAGTGCCCTCGCACTGCGTGGTGACCGAATTCAAGCGGCCAGATGTGGTGCAAGCGGCGGCATTGCGGGCCAGCCGTGAGCTGGGGTACACCCGCATGTGGAGCATCCATCCCGACCAGATTCGCCCGATTCTGGCTGCTTTTACCCCTGCGCAGAGCGAGGTCGAGCAAGCCAGTCATATCATTTGTGCTGCGCATGCGGCCGACTGGGCACCTATTTCGGTGGCAGGCAAATTACATGACCGAGCCAGCTACCGCTATTACTGGCAAGTGCTTGAAAAAGCGTATCAAACGGCCCAACTGGATCACCAGGACCCGGCCTTCCCCTATTTTGTGTTGTGA
- a CDS encoding malate dehydrogenase — protein sequence MSKKPVRVAVTGAAGQIGYAILFRIASGEMLGKDQPVVLSLLEVPVEKAQQALQGVIMELQDCAFPLLVGIEAHSDPLAAFKDVDYALLIGSRPRGPGMERAELLAVNAEIFTAQGKALNAVASRNVKVLVVGNPANTNAYIAMKSAPDLPRKNFTAMLRLDHNRALSQLAAKTGKAVADIEKMAVWGNHSPTMYADYRFATVNGDSVKDMINDHEWNANTFLPTVGKRGAAIIAARGVSSAASAANAAIDHMHDWALGTNGKWVTMGIPSNGEYGIPKDTMFGFPVTCVDGEYKIVEGLAIDAFSQECINKTLKELQDEQAGVAHLL from the coding sequence ATGAGCAAGAAGCCTGTTCGCGTTGCTGTTACTGGTGCAGCTGGTCAAATTGGGTACGCCATTCTGTTTCGCATAGCCTCCGGTGAGATGTTGGGCAAGGATCAGCCCGTGGTGTTGAGCCTGTTGGAAGTGCCGGTTGAAAAAGCGCAGCAGGCGCTGCAGGGTGTGATCATGGAGTTGCAGGACTGCGCTTTCCCGCTGCTGGTCGGTATCGAGGCACACAGCGACCCGCTGGCCGCGTTCAAGGATGTGGACTACGCCTTGTTGATTGGTTCTCGCCCGCGTGGCCCAGGCATGGAGCGTGCTGAATTGTTGGCTGTGAATGCTGAAATTTTCACCGCCCAAGGCAAGGCTCTCAATGCCGTGGCTTCGCGCAACGTCAAGGTGCTGGTGGTTGGCAACCCGGCCAATACCAATGCCTACATCGCCATGAAGAGTGCCCCGGATCTGCCGCGCAAAAATTTCACCGCCATGCTGCGTCTGGACCACAACCGCGCTTTGAGCCAACTGGCTGCCAAGACCGGCAAGGCTGTGGCAGACATCGAAAAAATGGCCGTGTGGGGCAACCATTCACCCACCATGTACGCCGACTACCGTTTCGCCACGGTCAACGGTGACAGCGTGAAAGACATGATCAACGACCACGAGTGGAACGCCAACACCTTCCTGCCGACCGTGGGCAAGCGTGGTGCAGCCATCATCGCCGCACGTGGCGTGTCTTCGGCAGCTTCTGCAGCCAACGCCGCGATCGACCACATGCATGACTGGGCATTGGGCACCAACGGCAAGTGGGTCACCATGGGTATCCCATCCAATGGCGAATACGGCATTCCCAAGGACACCATGTTTGGTTTCCCTGTCACCTGTGTTGACGGCGAGTACAAAATTGTGGAAGGCTTGGCCATTGATGCGTTCAGCCAGGAATGCATCAACAAGACGCTCAAAGAGTTGCAAGACGAACAGGCTGGCGTGGCCCATCTGCTCTGA
- a CDS encoding GntR family transcriptional regulator, producing MPTLPETSLEHEPTPVVDVASTGSNATPAFSPLYQQIKGLILGSLRSGEWKPGEAIPSEIELAARFRVSQGTVRKAIDELAAENLLLRRQGKGTFVATHAEQQVQFRFLRLVPNSGARGSEGPAQRDIVECRRTRASTDVAKALALRAGDTVLQIRRVLGFGGVPVILEDIWLPATPFKGLTAERMASYKGPTYALFETEFNVRMVRAEEKIRAISATDIHAELLSVTLGTPLLSVERIAYTYQSEPMELRRGYYRTDTHHYQNDMN from the coding sequence ATGCCAACCCTGCCTGAAACCAGCCTTGAGCACGAACCGACTCCGGTGGTTGACGTCGCGTCAACCGGCAGCAATGCCACGCCCGCGTTCAGCCCGCTGTACCAGCAAATCAAGGGGCTGATTCTGGGCAGTTTGCGCTCCGGCGAGTGGAAGCCGGGAGAGGCCATTCCGAGCGAAATCGAACTCGCCGCGCGCTTTCGGGTCAGCCAAGGCACCGTCAGAAAAGCCATCGACGAGCTGGCTGCCGAAAACTTGTTGCTGCGTCGCCAGGGCAAAGGTACTTTTGTTGCCACACACGCCGAACAGCAAGTGCAATTCAGATTTCTCAGGTTGGTGCCCAACAGTGGCGCACGCGGCAGCGAGGGGCCAGCACAGCGCGATATCGTCGAATGTCGCCGGACCCGAGCCAGCACCGATGTGGCCAAGGCCTTGGCATTGCGCGCAGGCGATACGGTGTTGCAAATCCGTCGGGTGCTGGGGTTTGGCGGCGTGCCCGTCATCCTCGAAGACATCTGGCTGCCTGCCACACCGTTCAAAGGCCTCACCGCCGAGCGGATGGCCAGTTACAAAGGCCCAACCTACGCCCTCTTCGAGACAGAATTCAACGTCCGAATGGTTCGGGCAGAAGAAAAAATTCGCGCCATCTCGGCCACGGACATCCACGCAGAACTGCTGAGCGTGACTTTGGGCACCCCGCTCCTGAGTGTGGAGCGCATTGCCTACACCTACCAAAGCGAACCCATGGAATTGCGTCGGGGGTATTACCGCACCGACACCCATCACTACCAAAACGACATGAATTAA
- the sdhC gene encoding succinate dehydrogenase, cytochrome b556 subunit, translated as MSETATSHSKKRPEFRNIEFPSLITYRWPLASLASGMHRVSGAIMFFLMPFVIWMFDASISSEVSFARFKAAFNIGMLGIPGFLWKLVALGLIWAMLHHFIAGIRHLWMDTHHHHVSKDFGRQTAAVVLGLTLSLTAVLGAKLFGLY; from the coding sequence ATGTCTGAAACAGCGACGAGCCATTCAAAAAAACGCCCCGAATTCAGGAACATCGAATTCCCCAGTTTGATCACCTACCGCTGGCCATTGGCGTCGCTGGCGTCGGGCATGCACCGGGTCAGTGGCGCCATCATGTTCTTCCTGATGCCTTTTGTGATCTGGATGTTTGACGCCTCCATTTCGTCTGAAGTCTCGTTTGCCCGCTTCAAAGCCGCCTTCAACATCGGCATGCTGGGCATTCCCGGGTTCCTCTGGAAATTGGTGGCACTGGGCCTGATCTGGGCCATGTTGCACCACTTCATCGCCGGTATACGGCACTTGTGGATGGACACCCATCATCACCATGTCAGCAAGGACTTCGGTCGCCAAACCGCCGCAGTGGTGCTCGGTTTGACACTCAGCCTGACGGCTGTGCTCGGCGCCAAGCTGTTCGGTCTTTATTAA
- the sdhD gene encoding succinate dehydrogenase, hydrophobic membrane anchor protein, translating into MSVNYGSHRTVVGAHYGVRDWLSQRVTAVILALFTVLLLAQVIFSKGPISYELWAGIFAAQWMKTLTFVVFLSLFYHVWVGMRNIFMDYVKPYAVRFVLHVFAIVWLAGCVGWAIQVLWRL; encoded by the coding sequence ATGTCCGTCAATTACGGCTCTCACCGCACCGTTGTAGGTGCACATTACGGCGTACGCGACTGGTTGTCACAACGTGTGACAGCGGTCATCCTGGCCCTTTTCACCGTCTTGCTGCTGGCTCAGGTCATCTTCAGCAAAGGCCCGATCAGCTATGAGTTGTGGGCTGGCATCTTCGCCGCGCAATGGATGAAAACCTTGACCTTTGTCGTTTTCCTGTCCTTGTTCTACCACGTGTGGGTGGGCATGCGCAATATTTTCATGGACTATGTCAAACCTTATGCGGTGCGTTTTGTGCTGCACGTGTTTGCCATCGTCTGGCTGGCTGGCTGCGTGGGATGGGCCATTCAGGTTCTTTGGCGCCTGTAA
- the sdhA gene encoding succinate dehydrogenase flavoprotein subunit: MTATSKLTTRKFDVVIVGAGGSGMSASLRLSNAGLNVAVLTKVFPTRSHTVAAQGGIGASLGNMAEDNWHYHFYDTIKGSDWLGDQDAIEFMCREATQVVYELEHFGMPFDRNADGTIYQRPFGGHTANYGEKPVQRACAAADRTGHAMLHTLYQQNVKARTNFFVEWMALDLIRDAEGDVVGVTALEMETGEIHVLRAKSVLLATGGAGRIFAASTNAFINTGDGLGIAARAGIPLQDMEFWQFHPTGVAGAGVLLTEGCRGEGAILRNSAGERFMERYAPTLKDLAPRDFVSRCMDQEIKEGRGCGPNKNYINLDMTHLGAETIAKRLPSVFEIGHNFANVDITKESIPVVPTIHYQMGGIPTNIYGQVVTPDGSGSQKVVKGLYAVGECACVSVHGANRLGTNSLLDIVVFGRAAGKHIVQFNNESDTHKPVPENGADISLDRLNRLDNSTSGEYAQVVADDIRNTMQTHASVFRTQASMDEGVIKIAAMRERVKNITLADKSKIFNTARIEALEVDNMIEAAQATMVSAAARRECRGAHTVLDYDRPADDATCPLGRDDVNWMKHTLWDRDTNSLSYKPVNLKPLTVASVPPKVRTF, encoded by the coding sequence ATGACTGCTACCTCCAAACTCACCACGCGCAAATTTGATGTTGTCATCGTCGGAGCCGGTGGCTCCGGCATGAGCGCCTCTTTGCGCCTGTCCAATGCGGGCCTGAACGTGGCCGTGTTGACCAAAGTCTTCCCCACCCGGTCACACACCGTGGCTGCCCAGGGCGGCATCGGCGCCAGCCTGGGCAACATGGCAGAAGACAACTGGCACTACCATTTTTACGACACCATCAAGGGCTCCGACTGGCTCGGTGACCAGGATGCCATCGAGTTCATGTGTCGCGAAGCCACTCAGGTGGTCTACGAACTGGAACACTTCGGCATGCCTTTCGACCGCAATGCCGACGGCACCATTTACCAGCGCCCTTTTGGTGGCCACACAGCCAACTACGGCGAAAAGCCGGTGCAACGTGCTTGCGCCGCAGCTGACCGTACCGGCCATGCCATGCTGCATACCCTGTACCAGCAAAACGTCAAGGCCCGCACCAACTTCTTTGTTGAATGGATGGCGCTGGATCTGATCCGTGACGCCGAAGGTGACGTGGTGGGGGTGACCGCACTGGAGATGGAAACCGGTGAAATCCACGTGCTGCGCGCCAAGTCCGTGTTGCTGGCAACCGGTGGTGCGGGCCGTATTTTTGCCGCATCCACCAATGCCTTCATCAACACCGGCGACGGTTTGGGCATCGCCGCGCGTGCCGGCATCCCGTTGCAAGACATGGAGTTCTGGCAATTCCACCCGACCGGCGTGGCTGGCGCCGGTGTGTTGTTGACCGAAGGCTGCCGCGGTGAAGGCGCCATTTTGCGCAACAGTGCGGGCGAACGTTTTATGGAGCGTTACGCACCTACCTTGAAGGACCTGGCGCCGCGTGACTTTGTGTCGCGTTGTATGGACCAGGAGATCAAGGAAGGCCGCGGCTGTGGCCCGAACAAAAACTACATCAACCTGGACATGACCCACCTGGGCGCAGAAACCATTGCCAAGCGTCTGCCCAGCGTGTTTGAAATTGGCCACAACTTCGCCAACGTGGACATCACCAAGGAGTCCATTCCCGTGGTGCCGACCATCCATTACCAGATGGGTGGTATCCCGACCAACATCTACGGCCAGGTTGTCACTCCCGATGGCAGTGGTTCACAGAAGGTGGTCAAGGGTCTCTATGCCGTGGGTGAATGCGCCTGCGTCAGCGTGCACGGCGCCAACCGCCTGGGCACCAACTCCTTGCTCGACATCGTGGTGTTTGGCCGGGCCGCTGGCAAGCACATCGTCCAGTTCAACAACGAGAGCGACACGCACAAACCCGTGCCAGAGAATGGCGCAGACATTTCCCTGGACCGCCTGAATCGCCTGGACAACTCCACCTCTGGTGAATATGCCCAAGTCGTGGCGGATGACATCCGCAACACCATGCAGACCCACGCCAGTGTGTTCCGCACCCAAGCCAGCATGGACGAGGGGGTGATCAAGATTGCAGCGATGCGCGAACGTGTCAAGAACATCACCTTGGCCGACAAGTCCAAGATCTTCAACACCGCGCGTATTGAGGCGCTGGAAGTGGACAACATGATCGAAGCCGCCCAGGCCACCATGGTGTCTGCCGCTGCCCGCCGCGAATGCCGTGGCGCCCACACCGTGCTCGACTACGACCGCCCTGCCGATGACGCCACCTGCCCGCTGGGACGTGATGACGTCAATTGGATGAAACACACCTTGTGGGACCGGGACACCAACAGCCTGAGCTACAAGCCAGTGAACCTCAAGCCGTTGACAGTGGCCTCTGTGCCACCCAAGGTCCGCACGTTCTGA